From Lolium perenne isolate Kyuss_39 chromosome 5, Kyuss_2.0, whole genome shotgun sequence, a single genomic window includes:
- the LOC127302498 gene encoding dehydration-responsive element-binding protein 1H-like: MDMTGSEQWSSPSLSSSSHEQGAAVWVTPPKRPAGRTKFKETRHPVYRGVRRRGNAGRWVCEVRVPGQRGERLWLGTYLTAESAARAHDAAMLGLLGHSASACLNFADSASRLRMPQALSDLAAVRRAALAAVAGFLRREAASGAATVPEEEAIFSASADNADSSSATVQPYADGDGTFEVPAALGSDMFELDMSGEMDLGTYYADLAEGLLLDPPPPEHTSACWDTGDGGADPALWSY, translated from the coding sequence ATGGACATGACCGGCTCCGAGCAATGGAGTTCCCCTTCCTTGTCGTCATCCTCGCACGAGCAAGGGGCGGCGGTGTGGGTGACCCCGCCGAAGCGCCCCGCGGGGAGGACCAAGTTCAAGGAGACGCGCCACCCGGTGTACCGCGGCGTTCGGCGCCGCGGCAACGCCGGCCGATGGGTGTGCGAGGTGCGCGTGCCCGGCCAGCGCGGCGAGCGGCTCTGGCTCGGTACCTACCTCACCGCCGAGTCTGCCGCGCGTGCGCACGACGCCGCCATGCTCGGGCTGCTCGGGCACTCGGCCTCCGCCTGCCTCAACTTCGCCGACTCCGCGTCGCGCCTCCGCATGCCGCAGGCGCTGTCCGATTTGGCGGCCGTCCGACGCGCGGCCCTCGCCGCCGTCGCGGGCTTCCTGCGCCGTGAGGCCGCCAGCGGTGCTGCCACCGTCCCAGAAGAGGAGGCCATCTTCAGCGCGTCCGCAGACAATGCCGACAGCTCGTCGGCGACTGTGCAGCCTTATGCCGATGGCGATGGGACATTCGAGGTGCCGGCCGCTCTGGGCAGCGACATGTTCGAGCTGGACATGTCCGGGGAAATGGACCTGGGCACGTACTACGCGGACCTCGCGGAGGGACTGCTGCTGGACCCGCCGCCGCCCGAGCACACCAGCGCGTGCTGGGACACCGGAGACGGCGGAGCTGACCCCGCGCTCTGGAGCTACTGA
- the LOC139831782 gene encoding secreted RxLR effector protein 78-like — protein MVVFKLDFAKAFDSVSWSSLHSIMLARGFPVLWCNWLDNIFTSSRSAVLLNGVPGRWIWCVKGLGQGDPLSPYLFLIVANVLQRLVRRDHVLLHPLVDNALCHALQYTDDTILILRADVSVACRLKLILE, from the coding sequence ATGGtcgtcttcaagcttgacttcgccAAGGCATTCGACTCTGTCAGCTGGTCCAGCCTCCACTCCATCATGCTCGCCCGTGGCTTCCCCGTGTTATGGTGCAACTGGCTTGACAATATCTTCACCTCCTCGCGCTCAGCGGTTCTCCTCAACGGCGTGCCTGGCAGATGGATTTGGTGCGTCAAGGGCTTGGGGCAAGGCGATCCCCTGTCACCAtacctcttcctcatcgtcgccAACGTGCTCCAGCGGTTGGTTCGCCGCGACCATGTACTCCTGCACCCCCTGGTTGACAATGCTCTATGCCATGCGCTTCAATATACCGACGACACCATCCTCATCCTGCGCGCGGACGTCTCCGTTGCGTGCCGTTTGAAGCTCATCCTCGAATAG
- the LOC127302499 gene encoding uncharacterized protein, with translation MPPKAPTRKMRAKKTKPPGMSNAEWAADEKRREVETSGRAERVKRAAAKRAAAAAQDEQARMISMAMSGGSMFPGQWPTQGTTSSPSSFSPSLYSPSPTAVFQEGAYVQPSRSTPSPPELDVGGGGQFEGTSPALRRGPLPFDATAAPNEEEIHEMITSGSMAAAASPGFFMAAAAACPGFFTQEEARATAAVAARNEHREDVVDGSQAVEEEDEEEEEPTQAAANLSKGKKKRKKDSPPAEPRIKWTPKEEECLAEAWMTVSTNGIIGANQSFDTYWLRVRQAYEERKLVDPYFNKTT, from the coding sequence atgccgccgaaggcgccgacgaggaagatgcgggcgaagaagacgaagccgccgggcatgtcgaacgccgagtgggcggcggacgagaaacggcgcgaggtggaaacaagtggcagggcggagagggtgaaaagagccgccgccaagagggcggcggcggcggcccaggacgaacaagcgaggatgatcagcatggccatgagcggcggcagcatgttccccggccaatggccgacgcaaggtacaaccagttccccgtcgtccttctccccttcgctgtactcgccgtcgccgactgccgtgttccaagagggcgcctacgtccaaccgtccaggtccacgccgtcgccgcccgagcttgacgtcggcggcggcggccagttcgagggcacctcgccggccctgcgacgagggccgctcccgttcgatgcgacggcggcgccgaacgaagaggagatccacgagatgatcacctccggctccatggccgccgctgcgagcccggggttcttcatggccgccgccgctgcgtgcccggggttcttcacgcaagaggaggcgagggcgacggcagctgtggcggcgcgcaacgagcatcgggaggatgttgtcgacggaagccaagccgtcgaagaagaagacgaggaagaagaagagccaacacaagccgccgccaacctgtcgaaggggaagaagaagaggaagaaggactcgccgcctgccgaaccgcgtatcaaatggacgccgaaggaagaggagtgcctcgccgaagcttggatgaccgtgtccacgaacggcataatcggggccaatcagtcgttcgacacataCTGGCTTCGAGTGAGGCAGGCGTACGAggagcgcaaactcgtcgatccctacttcaacaagacgacatga